The nucleotide sequence GCCCGCACCGGGGCCGCCGGGTGCTCGACCCGCCTTGGGCCCTGCAGGGAAAGTGCTCCGTTCATTTGCGGCCAAGCCGGGGCGGCTGAGCCTGCGCTAACAGTGGGGGCCGTGGACTGACGTCAGCACACCTTTCGTGGATTGGCTGCTGGGATGGGGTATTTTGGACGTCCACTCCGCCCGGCGGCGGTAGGGCGTGCCAGGGAGTTCATTAAGAACCAGTCGGTCTTCATGGGAGGGCTCCCCGATGACCAACCTCATGCTGTCGGCCGTGCCGTTGTCTTTCCAGGGTTGCCCGATCACACCAACTGCACCGCACAGTATCCACCCGGCCAGCACGCGCCATCCCTGGAGGAAACAGGGAGGTTTTTCAGCGTGGCGTGGCTGCCGCCAAGGCCTCCTGGATGAGGTGGCGGGCGGCGGCCTGCGCCAACCGTGGGGCGTCGTGATCCGGCGTGGGCATACCGAGAGCCTGCGCCCCCTCCATCAGGAGCGCAAGTGTTCCAGCGAGCCCGTCCGGGTCGGCGGCGCCGGCCTGCCGGGTCATGAGGCGGATCCACTCCAGTACGCCGGCCCTGTGCTCTGCAATCCTTGAGTGCACGGCGCTGCCCGCGCCGGCCTCTGCGGACGCCTTCTGGAACGCCGCTCCCGGTACTCCCCCGGGTGTCCTTCCCAAAGCAGGGCATCGAACATGGCTGTCAGACGGTCGGCCGATGTATCAGTTTCCTGCCCCGCCGCCCGCCGCAGTTCGATTTTCCAGAGCCTGTCCATCTCATCGAGGTAGGCCAGGACAAGGTGTTCCTTGCTGGGAAAATGCCTGTAGAACGTCGCCTTGGCGACCTCGGCCTCCTCGATGATCCTGTTGACCCCCACTCCCCGCAAACCATCAACGTAAAACAAGGCAGCCGCGGTCCGCACGATGCGGTCCCGCACGACGTTGCTTCGGCGTCATTCACTTGACTCACGCTCCCTGTCGGGTGGTGCGCCGGAGTCTGCCGCTGCGTCCGTTGCTCTGTTGCGATGTGGTGCGTTGCGTTAGCGGTCACCGCATGAAGTTAAACCGAGCCTAATAGCCCTACACCCCCCACGCTACGCCCATCCCCTCCCGAGGGGATGGGCACGACCGTGATCAGTTTTGATTTACGCTTATTGCCCGCGCCCGGAAGCCGGCCCCGGCTCCGGGTGATTGAGGCAGGGAATCAGCGAACCCGCATCCCTCAGAGCTGTCCGGTTTCTTCACCTGACTACGGCGTCCGGCCGCTCACCGCCCGGACGCCTGTCCGGGCGGTGAGCGGCCTGTGAACGGGAGACAGGCCGAAGAACAGCG is from Arthrobacter sp. QXT-31 and encodes:
- a CDS encoding TetR/AcrR family transcriptional regulator → MRDRIVRTAAALFYVDGLRGVGVNRIIEEAEVAKATFYRHFPSKEHLVLAYLDEMDRLWKIELRRAAGQETDTSADRLTAMFDALLWEGHPGEYRERRSRRRPQRPARAAPCTQGLQSTGPAYWSGSAS